The Candidatus Neomarinimicrobiota bacterium DNA window AGATCGGGAGTCTCTACACCGTAGCCGAAGGTCCCCGATGCCACAAATACAGGATTGGAGAATTCTACTCCGCCGATAGTTATACTTACGTTAACAGCCATCCAATATAACCTTCACTCTATCACTATTTCCCTAGCATCATAGACCGGACCGTCACAGCAGACAAGAGAATAGTGCTTATGATAGCTATCTTCCACTGGTTTTTCGCGGTCCAACCCGATGACACATCCTTGACATAACCCCGTGCCACACGCCATGTAGCTCTCCAGTGCCATTTGGCATCCGATTCTATTGGCGACAGTGTAGTCGCGCACCGCCTTCAGCATCGGTCCGGGACCGCAGGCGAAAACGGTGGAATGATCGGCTTCAACTGTCAATCTCTCGAGCGCGGGCATGACTGTCCCCTCTTCTCCCAATGAACCGTCATCGGTCGTCAGGAAAATTTCTTCTCCGGGATTATGATCAAGAAAGTGCTCATCAGCGGTAACTGCTCCGATAATGAGTTTATGATCAATTCTCTCATCCTGCAATCGATGATGCAGCCATAGAACTGGCGCAATGCCGACCCCTCCGCCCACAAGGACTGGCGTCCCAATCTGAGCATTCACTTCAAATATGTTTCCCAACGGTCCAAGAACATTGAGGCTGTCTCCCTTCTCCTTCTTTGATAATGCTCTAGTCCCTTCACCAAAAAGTTTGTAGATGATCTCCAGATTGTCTCCGCTGTTTCCGGCAATGCTCATCGGTCTCCGCAGCGGCATCTGCCACGCTTCCGAGACGGCGATATTCACGAACTGTCCGGGGCCCTGAACCTCTTTACAGATGTTGGGCGCCGCCATCTCCATACGCCATATGCCGCCGGCGATCTTTCGATTATTCGTTACGATTGCTGATTCAATTCTCATCAGTACCGGAAAGGGTGTCTGCGATGGTATCCGTCAGCGATATCTGTAAGAGTGTCAGCTCATCATATCTCGATCTCGCGAATTGCGCCTGCTCCGTCTCAGGATACTGTTCAATCAGCTTGACGTAGAACAGCAGCGAATTCGCCATGTCGTTCAGCTGGCGGTCGTAGATGGTCGCCGTGGCCAGCAGGCTGAGGGGAACAAATCTTGATGAGGGAAATCCGCGCACAAGTTCTGCATACGTTTTCAGTGCCGCCTCAGGATTGGACGCCTGTTGAGTCTCAGCTATCTTCAACAGATCTGCAGCGGCGTCTTCAATTACTATTCCGCGAGATGCGGCAACCGCACCGGCGTACTCACTATCAGGGTAGTCTGCCATGGTAAGGTCCGCCAGTTCTATCGCCCTAGACGTGTCGCCCATCTCTGCATATAGTTGCGATAGAGCATAAAGTGCCTGGGGTCGTTTCACATTTGATGAAGAACTCTTCAGCAGCCGTTCAAAGACGCGGACACCACTATCTCTCTCCGCGAAATGAAATGCTAAAAGTTCGCCCACGGCATACAAATTTTCATCCAGTGAATTGAGTATTGCTGCTGTATCAGCCGAAACAATTTCAGATGGTAGAAGGCTTGCAATGGAGTCAGTTTCGGAACCGTCCACATTGTCGGTAACCGTTATCTGTTCGCCTGCACGAGAAGCGCCGCGGATTTCGCTCAATTCCGCTTCCAATCGCTCTACTTCCGCTGACGCTGTCAGAAGATCATCTATCTCTTTCTTTTTTGCCTTTGCCGATGGTGCATAGATGGATGCGCGCTTCTCCTTCACTACACTGTCGAAGTACTTTCTCGCCTGTCCGTAATCTTTTTGCATCTGCAGTGCAATTATTCCCAAGTGGTAGTATGCCTCAGCAGAAGTAAGCGTCTTGGGGAATTCCTCCGTTATAAGGCGATAGCGACTTATCGCGTCGTCGAAATTAGATTGGGTCTCATACAGTTTTGCCAGTTCAAGATGAAGGTCAGCACGGATACCGATGAACTTGTCATTAGAGAGAAGATTCTGTACCT harbors:
- a CDS encoding dihydroorotate dehydrogenase electron transfer subunit — its product is MRIESAIVTNNRKIAGGIWRMEMAAPNICKEVQGPGQFVNIAVSEAWQMPLRRPMSIAGNSGDNLEIIYKLFGEGTRALSKKEKGDSLNVLGPLGNIFEVNAQIGTPVLVGGGVGIAPVLWLHHRLQDERIDHKLIIGAVTADEHFLDHNPGEEIFLTTDDGSLGEEGTVMPALERLTVEADHSTVFACGPGPMLKAVRDYTVANRIGCQMALESYMACGTGLCQGCVIGLDREKPVEDSYHKHYSLVCCDGPVYDAREIVIE
- a CDS encoding tetratricopeptide repeat protein; translation: MKSFKNGLTVILTASWFLSCAYFNTFYNAQQYFKEAEEDLLKNQASDKLSKKTDESLAKAIDKCNTVLSNFPESRWRDDALLLKGKAQYYRGNFSTAKVTLERLSSEHPESDLVADADLWLVRCRWKLGEGDASLDALLSLITEPKESKGGSARDRLALGHQMAGDIYIERQQLDSALWHYGISGDYARSSSERSNVYYRVGELAFENLLYNYALDNYRKVIDLGGDAKQVEKAHLQIVRITRLEKQWDQTVSEVQNLLSNDKFIGIRADLHLELAKLYETQSNFDDAISRYRLITEEFPKTLTSAEAYYHLGIIALQMQKDYGQARKYFDSVVKEKRASIYAPSAKAKKKEIDDLLTASAEVERLEAELSEIRGASRAGEQITVTDNVDGSETDSIASLLPSEIVSADTAAILNSLDENLYAVGELLAFHFAERDSGVRVFERLLKSSSSNVKRPQALYALSQLYAEMGDTSRAIELADLTMADYPDSEYAGAVAASRGIVIEDAAADLLKIAETQQASNPEAALKTYAELVRGFPSSRFVPLSLLATATIYDRQLNDMANSLLFYVKLIEQYPETEQAQFARSRYDELTLLQISLTDTIADTLSGTDEN